ATCAAACATGGCAAATATATAAGTCTCTATGGACTTTTCAGGCTTCTTAGGTGTTCCTTGAGTACCCTTTACATGATCTATAAGGTTAAGGACATAACTCTTTTGATTCTCGAGTGTGGTTGCATTCCCTCCGCTTGTAGGCCACCCCGTCTCCGACACGACAATTTCCAATGATCCAGCCCCAACCTTCTCTAATGCCCAATGAAAAGTGTCTATCATGGCATCAAACAAGTTTTGGTACTCTAAAGCACCGTCCTTGAGGACAACTCCCGGTGATTTGAAAAGCGCGTAATCGACCGAAAAATTTCCTTTGGAATCATTGTAGGCCTTATAGGGATACATATTGACAAGCAAGGGAGAACCGTTGGCAACGAGGAACTTCCCTAACGGGGCGATGAATCCGAACGTGTCTTCCCTGAACGTGCCTTTGGAAGGTGGGTATGACTCGCCAAGGATTGTTGTGTCGATGGCGGTTGTGACCTTAACTTTGTCTTTTAGCCCAAAAGTGGAAATCGCGTCAAGCAAGTTGTCCATGGCTTCGAGAAGGAACTGCGATAGAAAATTATTGCCAACAAcgatgtatttaaaattaatgttggCGTAGTTTTTGATATTCTTTTGGACCCAAGCGTTCGCTTCAACTTGGCTCAAAGCAAGCTTTTGAATAATTTCGTTGGGTACACCAACCGTAACCTCAATGTTGGATCCCCTTAGAGCTTGGAGTGCTTCTTGGTTTGGATCGTAAATTCTCATTCTCGTGATACCGTACTTCTTGTACAAGGCAACGACATCTTGTTTTGAGGGCAAATTATTGCCTAACATTCCGTAACAAACTCCAACACTTGCaactatatttataaagaactacatattaaaacttttattttgtcCACAATAAACATGAATACAATGATTGTCGCAAGTTTAATCAATACAACAATGAACATTTCgcttttttatgataaaaatgtgACTCTTTTTCATAGAtctataatttgattattacatTACTATCTATGATCTGCCAATAAAACCCAAATCAACACTTgaacaacaaaattaaaaaaaatgaatcgcCTTTAAGATGGTATCTCAAGATTGATGTGTGTTCTAATTTACCACTCTACTAAGGTTGAAATCAACAAGAACATTTGAAACATCATTAAATGATGTTAAAAGTAGGATtgaaagggggaaattgttggctGACCTGTAAAATCCAAGCTTACAAGGATCAAGAAGAACATTGACAACACAATAAGAACCATATTGGATGGTGAGAACTTCATGATTATGGCATATGAAGAAGTAATTGATTTCCATAGGTAtatatgcaaaataaataaagataaagaaagaaaatagagataaaagtgaagtaaaataatataatataaatcttCACATAAAATCAACACTGGATAGATattgagaaagagaaaaacaaataCTATTAAGAAAGcaactttaaataaataattgattaagaaaaatagatttttcatcaaatacttctatgcaaatttaaaatttgagcgtttaaaatagtaaaaaaaattaaattttaataatat
This is a stretch of genomic DNA from Impatiens glandulifera chromosome 4, dImpGla2.1, whole genome shotgun sequence. It encodes these proteins:
- the LOC124934675 gene encoding glucan endo-1,3-beta-glucosidase, basic isoform-like, producing MKFSPSNMVLIVLSMFFLILVSLDFTVASVGVCYGMLGNNLPSKQDVVALYKKYGITRMRIYDPNQEALQALRGSNIEVTVGVPNEIIQKLALSQVEANAWVQKNIKNYANINFKYIVVGNNFLSQFLLEAMDNLLDAISTFGLKDKVKVTTAIDTTILGESYPPSKGTFREDTFGFIAPLGKFLVANGSPLLVNMYPYKAYNDSKGNFSVDYALFKSPGVVLKDGALEYQNLFDAMIDTFHWALEKVGAGSLEIVVSETGWPTSGGNATTLENQKSYVLNLIDHVKGTQGTPKKPEKSIETYIFAMFDENQKTPVSEKFWGLFTPNKQIKYPIKFV